From Quercus lobata isolate SW786 chromosome 1, ValleyOak3.0 Primary Assembly, whole genome shotgun sequence, one genomic window encodes:
- the LOC115985262 gene encoding protein NRT1/ PTR FAMILY 8.2-like, with amino-acid sequence MGEDDKKYTKDGTVDHHGNPADRSKTGTWKACPFILGNECCERLAYNGMSANLVLYFKNRLHQHSATASKNVSNWSGTCYITPLIGAFIADSYLGRYWTIAIFSIIYVFGMTLLTLSASVPGLKPTCSGKEDCHATVTQSAVCFLALYVIALGTGGIKPCVSSYGADQFDDSDEDEKKHKSSFFNWFYFSINVGALIASSLLVWIQDNVGWGWGFGIPAVTMAIAVVSFFSGTRLYRNQKPGGSALTRMCQVVVASIRKYRVEVPADKSVVLYETADAESAIRGSRKLERTKDFKFFDKAAVKVPTDYIKVAVDPWRLCTVTQVEELKAIIRLLPIWATGIVFATVYGQMGTLFVLQGNTMDIHVGPSNFEIPPASLSIFDTLSVLFWVPVYDRIIVPVARKFTGHKNGLTQLQRMGIGLIISIFAMVSATILELERLKTVRKHNYYTLEHIPMSIFWQVPQYFLIGCAEVFTFIGQLEFFYEQAPDATRSLCSALSLTTVALGNYLSTLLVTIVTKVSTRHGKLGWIPDNLNYGHVDYFFWLLAVLSVLNLGVFLVIAKWYTYKKTLGTLQ; translated from the exons ATGGGAGAAGATGATAAAAAGTACACGAAAGATGGGACCGTAGATCACCATGGAAATCCAGCTGATAGAAGCAAAACTGGAACCTGGAAGGCCTGTCCCTTTATTCTTG GAAATGAATGTTGCGAAAGATTGGCATACAACGGGATGAGCGCCAACCTGGTGCTTTACTTTAAGAATCGACTACATCAGCACAGTGCTACTGCTTCTAAAAATGTCTCGAATTGGAGTGGAACATGCTACATCACCCCATTGATCGGCGCTTTCATTGCTGATTCCTACCTTGGAAGATATTGGACTATTGCCATTTTCTCCATCATCTATGTTTTC GGGATGACACTTTTGACACTGTCAGCATCAGTCCCTGGCCTAAAGCCAACGTGTTCTGGAAAAGAAGATTGCCATGCAACAGTTACACAAAGTGCAGTGTGTTTTCTAGCACTTTACGTGATTGCACTTGGCACTGGTGGGATTAAACCTTGCGTCTCATCATATGGAGCAGATCAATTTGATGATTCCGATGAGGATGAGAAGAAACACAAATCGTCTTTCTTCAATTGGTTCTATTTTTCAATCAATGTTGGTGCTCTCATTGCTTCTTCCTTGTTGGTCTGGATACAAGACAATGTAGGTTGGGGATGGGGCTTTGGCATCCCAGCAGTGACCATGGCAATTGCTGTAGTGAGCTTCTTTTCAGGTACAAGGTTGTATAGGAACCAGAAACCTGGGGGTAGCGCTCTGACACGAATGTGTCAGGTGGTGGTAGCATCCATTAGAAAATACCGGGTTGAAGTACCTGCTGACAAGTCTGTTGTTTTGTATGAGACTGCTGATGCAGAATCTGCTATTAGAGGAAGCCGAAAGCTTGAGCGCACAAAAGATTTCAA GTTCTTTGACAAGGCAGCCGTGAAGGTACCAACAGATTACATAAAGGTTGCAGTAGACCCATGGAGACTTTGCACAGTTACCCAAGTTGAGGAGCTGAAAGCCATTATACGATTGCTTCCTATATGGGCCACGGGTATCGTCTTTGCCACTGTCTATGGTCAGATGGGCACTTTATTTGTGTTGCAAGGCAACACCATGGATATTCACGTTGGTCCCTCTAACTTCGAGATCCCACCAGCATCTCTTTCAATATTCGACACACTTAGTGTCCTTTTTTGGGTCCCAGTCTATGATCGAATCATTGTCCCAGTAGCTAGAAAATTCACTGGTCACAAAAATGGCCTAACTCAACTCCAGAGGATGGGCATTGGCCTCATCATATCCATCTTTGCCATGGTATCTGCAACAATTTTGGAACTTGAAAGACTCAAGACTGTTAGAAAACACAACTACTACACACTTGAGCACATTCCTATGTCCATCTTCTGGCAAGTTCCTCAGTATTTCCTCATAGGGTGTGCAGAAGTTTTCACATTCATTGGGCAGTTGGAGTTTTTTTATGAGCAAGCACCTGATGCCACAAGGAGCTTGTGCTCTGCTCTCTCACTAACCACTGTGGCACTAGGGAACTACTTGAGCACTCTACTTGTAACCATTGTTACCAAAGTGAGTACTAGGCATGGGAAGCTTGGATGGATACCGGACAATTTAAATTATGGTCATGTCGATTACTTCTTTTGGCTCTTGGCCGTGCTGAGTGTGCTGAATTTGGGAGTTTTTCTCGTCATTGCAAAATGGTACACATATAAAAAGACATTGGGGACTCTCCAATGA